The sequence below is a genomic window from candidate division WOR-3 bacterium.
CCTCACGCTTGCTCAACTCAACATTCTCTTTTAATTCTTTTTCATTATGGGCAATGTGCATTCCTTTTCCACCGCCACCGAGTGCTGCTTTGACAATCACCGGATAACCAACCTGCTGGGCAATTTTTAGATGTTCATCAATATCCGCACCTGAGACTTCCATTCCGGGAATGATCGGTGCATTTATTTTCTTTGCGGTGATTCGAGATGCTACTTTATCACCGACAAGCGCAAGCGCCTTTGAAGATGGTCCGATAAACACAATTCCATTATCTTCACATGCCCTGGCAAAGGCTGGATTTTCTGCCAAAAATCCATAGCCCGGATGGATTGCCTCGGCACCAGTTTTCTTCGCTGATTCAATAATAACCGGTATATTCAAATAACTTGCAAGTGGAGCAGGTTCACCGATACAGATTGTTTCGTCACAATATTGTAAATGGAGAGATTGTCTGTCTGCAGTAGAGTATACACCTACAGTCTTTATACCCATTTCTCTACAGGCTCGGGCAACCCTTATCGCAATCTCACCGCGATTGGCAATTAAGAT
It includes:
- a CDS encoding biotin carboxylase N-terminal domain-containing protein, which codes for MFKKILIANRGEIAIRVARACREMGIKTVGVYSTADRQSLHLQYCDETICIGEPAPLASYLNIPVIIESAKKTGAEAIHPGYGFLAENPAFARACEDNGIVFIGPSSKALALVGDKVASRITAKKINAPIIPGMEVSGADIDEHLKIAQQVGYPVIVKAALGGGGKGMHIAHNEKELKENVELSKRE